The Salmo trutta chromosome 22, fSalTru1.1, whole genome shotgun sequence genome contains the following window.
TTTCCCTTCATATTTAACCCGTGTCTGGGATGTGGCGACAACACTCCACAGTGGGTGTGGCTCACCTATTTCACCCCCTTCATCATCATCTTCCAGTTTGGCTGGGCCGCCACCCAGATCTCCCACCTGTCACTCATCCCAGAGCTGGTGTCCAGTGAGCATGCCAAGGTGGAGCTCACTGCCTACAGGTGAGCCGAATAGGCTACTTTAGCAGGAGGTAAACAGCAAGCTAGTGAGGTGACTCTTATCGCCCTAAATAAAAGCATGTATGAGGAAATCAGTTTAAAGTGAAAGAAATAAGGTACTGTAccagcggaggctgctgaggggagaatggtTCATTATAATGTCCAGAATGGTGCAAATGGAATGCCATCAAACTCCTGCAAAttgtgtgtttgatgtatttgataccattccactccagtcattaccacgagcccgttctccccattTAAGGTGCCACCTTACCACCAGTATTACACAGTCTAATTATTAGTGATATCTTCTGATGTAGTTTTACAACCTTGTACCGTCTCTCTCACTGTGTAGGTATGCGTTCACGGTGGGGGCCAATATTACAGTGTATGCTGTGGCCTTGTTACTCTTTCACTTCCAGGCCCAGCAGACTGGAGATCCCTCTGTCACTGACAGCTTGGGCATTGTTGACATCCCCATATTCAGGGTAAGAGCTGCCCTTCCTGACCTCACTGTTTTACAAACGGTACTCTGGTACAATACATTTGAAATGGGAAGATCATTTAGTCCTCTGGGTGTTCAGATTGTTAGTCATGATGGCTGAATGTAGTCTGGGTACCTGTCTTTTTAACTAACATTCCACTCTTTGTCACTCCTGTCATTTGCCAAAGACAGGAGTGGCAAGGAGAAGAATGTTAGTTAAAAAGACAGGTACCcagactacccactgggcacacactggttgaatcaacgttgtttccacgtcatttcaatgaaattacattgaaccaatgtggaatatacattgaattgacatctgtgcccggTGGGTAGGCTGCTCTCGATTGTAATCCTGGATATTACTTTATCCTCGACTCTACCGATTGGGACATTTTCAAAGATGAAAACGCCAACATTCACGATTACGCTGACAGGGTCACATCTTACATCAGTGTTTGTGAGGAAAACTGCATTCTAACCAGCACTTTTGTCAAATTCAACAACTACAAACCCTGGTTCATGCTGAACTCTGAGCGCTGCACTCCGCTAAAGAGATGGCACATAGGTGTAACAACAAAGATGATTATAGAACGCCGAAGCAGCTGCTCAACAAGGGGATTAAAGTGGCCAAAAGTTGTTTCAAGGAGCGCATCTAACGACTGCTCGTCTGTCTGGAAGGTTCTCCGACAGATCACAAACTACAAACGAGTTCCACTGTCGTTTTGAAACACAAAGTGCCCTCGGCCATCAATAGTCTCCTCAGCCATCTTGCCCCTCAGTTGACAATACCCTCAGCCGTCAGGACTATACCTGCACCCATCCCATCTACTTTCTATCAATCATGACCAAAACCGCCTGCCAACCTGAGCAGTTTCATCCGACATGCTGTGTCCCTCATAAACCGGCCATCGGGTTCATAGGGATTCGTTGATTTTGCATTGAGCCGATTACTGCACCTAGTCATCAATGACCTCTAATGCAAATCTGCACTGTAGCGCAAATGCAGTATGTCGACAACGTtgcatatgtactgtatatattcgcCACGGCGGCATCCCTCTACTATATATCTCTATGTCCCCTCTGTATATTGTATATTCTTTCTGTAATCAGCCTATACTCCAGAGTTTTATGTTTACTGTTCCGATATTGCATATTCTGTATGATGTCTGTGTCAATATTCTCTTTTGTATATTGTCTATTTCTGGCAACGCCTTCTCTAAGGCAAATTCTGGGTATGGGTAAATGTTCTTGGTGAATGAAGGTGACGATTCTATAtattgtttctctctgtctttctgtctctctctcgctctctctcttttgtgtctgtctttgtctctcccttccctctcctgtctcctgccaTCAGGATCTGTCCCTCATTGTGCTGGGGATCGGGGCAGTGTTTTCTTTCGTCTTCCACCTGGGCACCCGAGAGAGGGTTCCTCACAGGGAAGAGCCAGGCGCGCAGAATGATGAGAGTCAACCCCTGATCTCCCCAACTTCCCATAACACCATACCCCAATCTCTCCTCCAATGGAATCATTGGCTGAAGGAGCCTTCATTTTACCAGGTCTTTCTCTAATCTGAGTGTATGCAATATAAATGACCTTTAGGTATTGTGGAAGTGTATTTTAAACTGTAAACCTGCTTCTTTTGGTCCAGGTTGCTTTTCTGTACATGTGCACCAGGTTGACAGTCAACTTGTCCCAGACCTACGTTTCCATGTATCTCATCAACTCCTTATTGCTACCAAAGGTAAGGCTACATGCATATATTACATTATAATGGTGCCATTTATAACCATTCTTCAGAATCCTTTGTGCTTGTGAAACTTGCTGACTGTTTAGTAATGTTGGGCTCATTTCCTTCTCCTTTTCCAGAACTTCATTGCCACCGTTCCTTTAGTGATGTATGTTAGTGGGCTTGTGTGTTCTCTGGTCATGAAGCCAATCAGCAAGCTCGTAGGCATTAGTGTGAGTTTTTCTGTCTGTGATGTTTTAAAACTGTCAGAAAAATCATATAAAAAGCCCTAGTATTAAGTTTCCTGTATacccattttttattttgtaattcCCGCTCTCCTTAGATGACTTATTTGCTAGGCCTTGTGCTGATCCTGGGGTTTTCCTCCTGGGTGTTGGTGGGCATGAACATAGGGAGGCTGATCTATGGAGCTGCTGTACTGCTGGGTGCAGGCTCTGCCACTATCCTGGTCATGTCGCTCTCCATGACAGCCAAACTGATTGGAGAACAGACGGTAGGAACACCCTGCATGTTGTAGCTAGATGATTTTCCTCCACTGTTGTCATGGCGTTTCTCACAATGTCAAAGGAATTAACTGTGACCTTGTTCGGCAGCAAAGTGGGGCCTTTGTGTACGGGGCGATGAGCTTCACAGATAAGGTGGCCAATGGCATTGGTGTCGTCATAATCCAGAGACTGCATCCCTGCAAGTGAGTATGGACCAGACTGGGATCTGTTCTTCTAAATATCCCTTCTTTAGCGCGGTTTGCAGACCCCAAGGGAAACCAGGGTACAACTTTACGAGTAACTATCGCTCTTGGTTGTATACAGTTCACAAGACAGCTGTCCAGAAAGTGTGTGGTTCTATCGTGATGTCATGGTGATTGTGACCGGGGGTGTGGCCTTAGCAGCAGCAATTTCCCTATGCACCCTCCTCATCTGGCCTATTAGGATCCGCCAACGTAAGTGTCCAAATCAGTTGTTGGTCATGTTCCGCTGCTCAGACATTGCAGAAGCATGCCAGATCTTACGCCTGTAAGGTATTTCATGTATCGAAGAACCACATATTTTATAGAAATCTGGTGACTGCAGCAAAGTTgatgacgtggcacgcaaccattggttgatgcatgcaacgtctgagcaggggaacgctGATGTTATCTCTGAGTGTGTGCAATATCTGGTTATTGGGTTGTGAGAGTATGATCTTGGTGGAGGTGGTGTTGTAACTTACTGCTCTGTATTCCAGTCTCACAGTAAAATCAGTTAAACGGTGGGAGATCTGCTCTATAGAGAGGTGTTTTTCTTTTTTGATGATCAAATTATTTTTGACAGGGGAAGGGTTAAAATTAGTTCGCATGCAGCTTGAAGGTATTTAGGTAATATGCTTAGCTTTTTATATTTGCAAGCTTGAGCTACTAATTCCAGAAATATTTTGACTTGGATTTTGTATTTGCTAATTACAAATAATGTCTTATCCAAACTTTTTGTTTACTGCCATAAGATATAGCCACGTCTCCATCTAGTGGAAAAAATGTTAAACTACACCGCAGTTTGATATGGCCCTTGCACACAACAGCACTCAGACATGGGCACACTGGGCACACATGGGCACACAAATCTCCTATAATGCATTAGCTATGTATTTCCTATCATTGTTCTCTCCTCATAGGTTTACCCAGTACTTCTGTCCAGATGGAGGCAGAGGACAGAGAATGAGACTACACAGGAGTCAACTGAAGAACAGAGATTCATTACACTGATTAATCTGTGGGGAAAACATTGTGCCTGTTCACAGGACAAAGACCAGGAGACTTTCAGTATACCCATTGGAAATACAATAGGAACTTTACAGCAAGACTTTAACATCCCCATATCTATCTATACCTTTAAGTGATTTAGATGTAATGCATTTATGGGGAATTTATGGGGAAAAatcatttttaaatgtttatttaactaggcaagtcggtgaataacattcttatttacaatgatgggtACAATATTCTACTTTATAATAATACTGTCTACTTACACAGACATGTCAATGTTTTACACTTAAAAGGGAAtcacttttttctctctttcttccatagatgttatgaaataatacataacaGGGTGTGTTGTTTATTGTCGCCATTATTTCCTTCAGATTTTCATTGTACAGATTTTGAAATTGTCAGTCACTTAGAGATGTAAACTGTTTTTGGATGATTCTTTTCAGATTTAAAATGTTAATGTCTTGTTTCCTTTAAGATTTTGAGAGCTTTTGGACACGTTTGCCTGATGCATGGTGGAAAGAATGACAAAATGACCACAATGCCTAGTTTCTGATGAAAATGCAGATGGGTTATCTCAGAGGAATAAACATTTACGTCTCACTCACATcttcacagagagagatgagacaatTCATCATCAGTACAGTTGCATACTATTTTCCACAGGTGGGCTCCCTGGGTAGGAATCGCAAATGACCACGTTGCAGCTTGGATTTATGTGGTTGTTAAGGTTGAATTTAATGTTGTGAGTTACACATTGTAACCATTTGGTGAGTACAGTCAGTTGAGTCCAAAGGTTATGAAATATAATCAAGAGAAGCAAAGAGAGAAAAGGTCCTTTCATTATTCTCTGTGAGATGGGCTTGTTGCTCAGCCTACAGCCATCTAACTGATTCCCCAAAGCACTGTTTAGAGATGCGGTCTTGGGTAATTTGGAGGGCGGGCGTCATCACTGCTTGTTAGTTGAACCACTAATTGGAGTCTGTGCTGGCAATTGGTGGGGGACGGGAGCGGTGGTACACTGTGAGTGGTCCCCTCAGGGGCTATAGATTTGGAACAGTGTTGTACAGAAAGCACACCATCATCAGAGGCTTGTTCAGGAGTCCATATGACAAATTAATTTTTTAGATTACATTTTTGTTGCCCCATTTAAAtgttatcatactgtatatcaagATAGTCTACACGACATTCTACACCACTAGCTGCTTCATCAGTTGTTTTTTTCAGTTGTGTCTTGGAAAATGAACCACCTCCTACCAAGAAGGCACATATCACACAGTCATTTACTTGTCAACTGTAGGCCTACTTGTCAACTACAGCTATCATGCTTCCTTCAGGAGGAATATTTAATCAGTGGATAAATCCCATTAAATCTGAGCTCTTTCTCATTAATGTGTCAGATTGACCATAAACCACCTCCTACACACCATCTAATTAGTGTTtaaaacacacagatacataaCCTCCAATAGAGTTAGAGGGAGTCAGAGAACAAACACATTTTGTTCAGTGTTAACTGATGAATGTAAACAGCAGAAATTCCCCCAATGTGTTGCCAGCGATAAAGCTATAAGTGCTTGGTGAGCAATTGTATAAATAAGGAGGCTTGATTTTAGGACAGCAGCATGTTTGAAAATTAACTTGGCCAACCCATCTATTCTTGATCAAAAGAACTACTGGTGTCCATTGTTCCAATGTCAATGCTATGTCTCTTTTATGCTCTGTGGCCCCTCGAAGCTATCAAATTCTCTCAAACAGATGTAATTATAGCCAACGTCTCGGTTTCTGAAGATATTTCATGGCTTAAAACAGCAACTTGACATTTACATTAGTTCTTGTGTCCCAACATAACTGTGGCAAGTCACGACAGCTGCTTGAGTTGCGCTCTTGGATCTGTGACACGCTGACCTATTCCTGTGTGTTTGCCCTGCTGCTTTGAGTTGAGTACCTTGAGTTGAATTTGTTTTGCtgtcacacctgattcaacttttCACCTGATTATCAAGCCCTTGATTAGGTGAAACAGTTAAGGAGATGTTTGACTGGCCTAAACTACGGACTACTGTGGATGAAACATATACAGTCACGGACAGTTTATTAAGTACACCCATTTGGTACCGGGTCAGACCCCcgtttgcctccagaacagcctgaattcttcaggtaATTCTACTAGGTGtcggaaacgttccacagggatgttggtccatgctgacgcaATAGCATCACGCAGTTTCTGCTGATTGGACAGTGGTATATTGGTACTGTGaacagcccgttccatctcatcTTAAAGATactctattgggttgaggtctggggactgtgcaggccactcaagtaaactgaacgTGGTGTCATGTTCCAGGCCatgttttccactcctcaattgtccagtgttggtgatcgtgagcccactggagcctcttcttcttgtttttagctgataggagtggaacccggtgtggtcatctgctgcaataCCCCATCTATGACAGGGATCGACGAGTTGTGCATtacgagatgccgttctgcacaccattgTTGTACTGGCCTTGAACTGCACAGTTATTGGTCTGTTTGTGGccagcctgttagcttgcacgattctttccattatccttcgacctctcatcaattAACTGTTTTCGCCCataggactgccgctgactggatgctttttgtttgtcgcaccattgtCGGTAAACCATAGACACTATCGTGTGAAAATCCCTGGAGGGTGgtcgtttctgagatactgaTTCCGGCGGGACTGGCACCGACAatcataccacactcaaagttgcttaggtcactctTTTTTCCCATTCTAACACTCaatgaacagtaactgaatgccttgatgcctatttgcctgctttatatagcaagccatggccactTGACTGTAGGAGAGATCCATTTTTGTGTAggggggtgtacctaataaactggaatgtatctttttttattatatactttttatattttacatAGAAACAGGAAGACAATGCTGAAGTTAACTCATTAGTGGTGTAATGGGTGCAAAAAGCCACTCAGGTCAGGTGCTGCAGTCAAAATGTGGATGATTGACGGCTCAAATGCGTTGCATGGGCCAACCAACAAGACAGAGCGCTTGCTCATTCGATTGAATATAGAGCGTCACGAAACTCCCGCCAACTTGAAAGTCGACTGTAGGCATACACAGGTGAGATAGCTAGCCAGCCATGAAGATAAAGTAGTCTACTATTTGCCAGTCATTGACAAGAACATTGCTAACATTTTACATTCAAATAAATGAATCAATTTTCACTCGACGTTTAGAGGAAACGCTATTTCAGCTTGTGTTTACAGGAAAACGTATTTGTTTGAAACTAAACTTAGCTACGTAACCACAAAAAGTAGGCCAAAAATGTGAAGGCTGCAgaagtgctagctagctgttatACGCTGCTTATTTAGCTAAGCAGCTAAATAGATAGTCTCATTAAAACACGTTAGAACACATAATTACGACGTAGCAGAAAGTctatgcattttttgtttgacTTCAAGTAGGGCTTATGTAGCCAGTAGTCTACTAGCTATGTTTGTTATTGCAGGAAAGCCCTGGACTAGTGTTGGGACCATAGCTATTGCCTAAGTAGCCCACTAgcctacagtaggcctatgttgACTCAGATACTGGTTTTGTGTTTTCTTCAGTTGAAGACTACTGAGGGTTCTATTGATGTCTACACACTACTACTGTCTATTGATGTCCACGCACTCCTGGACAAATAATATGTATTTTCTGGTGAGTTATGGAGGTTGTTTGTTGAGTGCCTGATTGAATGGGGTTACATTTGTGAGTCATGGAATGATGCCCCTTTTGTGGGCACAACAATTTCTCAACTTTTAGCCTTCCTTTTGAaactattattatttttatggTTGGGGAAACATCTCTTTATGGTATGGAAAGAGTGTTGCCACAATATTACCACACTGTCCTGATGAAACTCTGCGAAAAGAGAATTAGAGGAGGGAAAAGGTTACTGTCGCAGTGTGTCATTATTTTCAGAGTAAGGATAGGTCATGATTCATTGTGGATGGCCAAAGAATGTACATGAGTTATGATGCCAACTCAGCCAGCAAAAGTCCAGATCAGACCTGCTGGAGCTGGAATTCAAACAGTCACATTTACTACCATATCATTACTCCAGCGTACACACTTACAACAGCATGTGTGATCCAACAACAGCCTATAAAGGAGGGCTGGGTGTTTTTTTTTACCCTGAAAGAGCTTTCACCAGCCATTAGAAGTTGCATATCACCTCATGAGGATATTTCAAATGACTCTGGTTTTATTTGCGGAGCGCCACCACAGTTTAGTTGTGGTTTTATGTTTGAATAATGCCAGCCTTTTCCACTTTTCAAGCCTGACATATCATTTTAAAACATTGAGTCTGTCTCAGCCAATTGTCCCCAAGAAGGTTGGTGAAATGTCATCCTCGTCTGAGGTTTGCCCTTTTTCTATGGTCATGCTTGCTCATAAAGTCAGAGTAAGCATGTGGTTCGTTTAGACAGTGGTTCATGCAGACCTTCTGTTTTCTACTGAGAAGATGCTAACTGAAGTGTCTGAACCAACAGCATGCTCTGAGACACTGTGGTTGGACTGATGCCATTGCCTGGTTTATGCTCACTTGTATTTTTCATCACAACACTTAGGGTTGTCAAAAACAAAGTGATAGTTGAAAAATGCAGTTTTAGATTATGAGAAAGAAGTCTGCATTGTCCATACCTATGCAAAGTAGACGTTAGTCTTTTTTAaatttcagtgattttttttagaTCTACGTATTTCATAATGGATAGTTAAACCTGTGTGGTGGTCTTCATTTTTTATCTTTTTTTTGGCACAATTTTTAAAACATGAAACATGCAACAACATATTTGGTCATTGATATCTTTGACCACAGAAACAGTTAtgagagaaacaaaggaagaaTAACACGACAAAACGAGTAACCTACATCTCTTCTATGCACATTCAGCATTTATGTGGTCAAAACACATGTTAATGAATCAAAGGCTGGTAACCTCAAGCCTGGGGAGTGGGGAGGATTTGTGGAAGAGACATTTGTTTTCTACACTCTTTAAAAGAAAAAGCCATTGCAGAATGCCTGCTGACTACACTCCGATGAAAGCATGTAATGAGTTTCTCTCATTTAAAGTCCAAAAAGAAGGAAAATCTTGGAAGACAGCCTTGTTAACTGACTCCAGCTGTGTGGTTATTATGGGTGAGAAGCTGCTCTCTCTGATGGCTTCCCTTGGCTGGGGGGGAGAGAAAAGCCACAGACCGGATGCCCCTGTATCATAAGCTCACTCAAAGCTATATAGAAAGGGGCTTGCAAAGTTTAAAGCACAGCCTCTTGCTTGTTTGAAGTAGGATTGCCTCGTGGGGTCCACTTATAACTTGGGGGTGATTGTTTTTAGGAATGGGTCGTTTGAACATGGGTCGTTTTGTACTTTCTGTTCAACAAAGGTTAGCCTATATGTCTTTTTAGGATAGTCTCAATTTTAATATGTTCTgtactgttgtttttctttgaaTATCTTCCCACTCTTGTGTTTTTTCCAAACGTGTGCTTGATATACTattcaaacgtgtgtgtgtgtgtgtgtgtgtgtgtgtgtgtgtgtgtgtgtgtgtgtgtgtgtgtgtgtgtgtgtgtgtgggttagtACAGCTGGAATTTGGTAGGCTGTCTAGCagcctgtggtggtggtgtctaTATGGTctggaatgagtgtgtgtgtgtgtatggctgcAGTTGGCTGCTGGTGTCCTAATCTTCCTGGTCTTACCCACTCTCTGTAGACTACCCAATCTCTCTGAGAGCCTTGCAGGGAGGTAAggaaggatgagagagggagatgccGGAGAGGGCTGGTAGCTGTGTGCAAGTGACTCCTGCCTGACTGTGAGACTGGAGTTGTGCTGAGCGTCCGTACTTCACTGTACCGTTACATCTGGCTCTCCATGGAGCTCCCCAACATCACACATATGGGTGGCAAGGCAGCAGACAATGCTATCAAATGGCAGCTGTGCTATGACATGACGGCCAAAACCTGGTGGATGGTGAGTTCACATGAAAACTAATTTGAGGTCTTTATGTATGGTCAGTGTTTTAAGTATTCCTGAAATCATAATTTGTATTGCCTTTATCCACCGCTTTTGTTAAAACTACCTTTGGTTTGAAGTTGGATTTTATGCTATCTGATATCTCACTGAATATTGTTGTGCGTCCAGATGTTTCAGTTGCTTTGTAGTTTACAGATTTATTATAGTTTAAACAAAAATGACCATAGAAATACCCGTCATTCGTAATAACGTTGTTTGGTGTTGATATTATTCCAAAATGCAAAGTTTGAACATGCATGAATTCAAAAATGGTTAGGCCTAGGCTAATTGTTTATACTAAAACTTAATATACAAGTGGTCAAAACAACAGTGAATGCCTATACTAACATCGTGAACGTCACTGTGTTGTCTGTCCTGTGCCAATATACAGAACTTTGTGCTTTGCAAATATTTTGTTTTGATCAAAATATGTGGCCACCATCACCATGATTTATAGCCCACTGAATACATTGCATGATagtttattttctttatttcttggtaaatagtatgaaAGTCAATATGTTGATGAATCTACACAAACCATGTGGGCAGCAGGTGTCCCCTGATGTCTTCAGAGATATTACATGCATCACCACACACAAAAATACACTATACATTCAACTTATAGAGACAATAGTTCCACTGTAGTTCATCGATTGATAACTATGAACTAAAATCTATATTTTAGTATTTGTTCAGGGGAAAACAATTGACATTGTGTTTGTTTCATTACTCTTTCGTTCACAGATGCAGAATAAACTAGGTCAAGGTCTTTCTTTTGACCTAAATGCATGACTTCTCTCTTCGTGAGAAACTTGAGACAGAGTATGCTCTTACAACTGATCAGCTAAAAAAAATCTGTCTGCTTACACTACCATGTAGATCATAAGTACTGTCATGCCAAAACCACTCTCATGCACGCATTCACACATTTtctcatgttttgttgttgtgttagCTCAATTGCGACAAATCTGTGAGTCTATATTGGATTACACTGTCAAATGCATTTGAACACAGACACTATTTTCTGTCCCCAAAATGTTGGAGAAGCACAACATAAGAAGATAAACGTACTTTTAAGTTGTACACGAAAACTCATGTCAGTTTCAGTAAGAGCGGACTACATCCTAACTGCAGTTATGTGAACCTGGTCACAATTTGGCAGTCATATACAATATCAGTAGTTATGTAAATAATCAAGCTCTCAAATGTTTTGGGTGTTATCATTATGCTGAGTCTATACCATTCCTACTGTGATATGCATATGCACTGTCCTATGGGTATGCACTGCACAGTATTTGTACATTCTActgtaaatcaaatgtatttttattttatttgtcacatgctttgtaaacaacaggtgtagactgagagtgaaatgcttacttatgggtccttcccaacaatacagagagaaagaaaatagagaaataatagaaaagtaataataaatacacaatgagtggCAATAagttggctatatacacagggtaccagtactgagtcaatgtgcaggggtacaaggtaaatGATGTAGATATggacatataactaggaataaagtgactaggcagcaGTTCCTACACTGTCTACTAAAGTCTGGccttctcctgtcttctctcagCCAGTTTCCTTCAGAATGGTCTGTATTTGCTTAATGTCCAAGTTCCCAGTTTTGATTATTTATTCATCTGTAATAAATTGCGTTTTTTTTCTCCCATATTATAACAAAGGTGATTGCTATCCTCCCGctcgttctctctttctgcaTTAGCCACCCGCACTTTTGTTTAAATCAGCTTGGCAATTAAGACTTGCTACGAGGCCTAACTAATAACTAATCAAAATGCTGCTCTTTGATTGTTTGTCAAACCCACTATGAGAAATGAGCTGTCTCACTAGCTGGTGTTTCACACATGTTCTCCTTTGTCAACATTAGCTGCTTGAGTTACCTTTTGATCCTGCCTGTATGTGTGCGGAGCCGTTTTGCTGCCATTACCCTGGAAGTACCCTTTTGGAAAACATAAAATCAAAATTGCGTGCGTGCCGCCTTGTAACTCAATTCATTCAATTCATCagagttttttttcttccactGCACATATGAAAAGATTTTAGAGCTAATGAGTAGTTTAGTTCCTTCTCTCTGAATGTGAATCTAGCCTATATGATTCATTCTCTTCATTCCATAAaggcctacagtgccttcagaaagtattcataccccttgattattccacattttgttgtgttacagcctgaattcaaaatcgattaaatacattttctctcacccatctgcacacaataccccataatgacaaaatgaaaacaagtttttagaattttttgcaaatatattgaaaatgaaatgcataaatatcttattaacataagtattcacacccctgagtcaatacatgttagaatcaccattggcagttatttacagctgtgagtctttctgggtaagtatctAAGAGTCAAAAATGATCTGTCAAGTTGatttttgatcattgctagacaaacattttcatgtcttgctatagattttcatgccagtttaagtcaaaattgtaactaagccactcaggaacattcaatgtagtcttggtaagcaactccagtgtagatttggccttgtgttttacgttattgtcctgctgaaaggtacatttgtctcccagtgtctgttggaaagcagactgaaccaggtttttctctaggattttgcctgtgcttagctacaTTGTTTATtgttatcctaaaaaaactccttagtccttgccgatgacaagcatacccataacatgatgcagccatcaccatgcttgaaatatgaagagtggcactctgtgttgtttgattttccccaaacatatcactttgtattcagtacataaagttaattgctttgccacattttccttattgaaaacaggatgcatgttttggaatatttttattctgtacaggcttccttcttttc
Protein-coding sequences here:
- the LOC115158339 gene encoding major facilitator superfamily domain-containing protein 12, producing the protein MSDQLLPNERSLPLFRRLCYAAGHFLNDLCASLWFTYLLVYYHSVLGFKSTYAGVLLFIGQIADGVSTPLVGIESDRTAGCGAYGKRKTWHLVGTISVLISFPFIFNPCLGCGDNTPQWVWLTYFTPFIIIFQFGWAATQISHLSLIPELVSSEHAKVELTAYRYAFTVGANITVYAVALLLFHFQAQQTGDPSVTDSLGIVDIPIFRDLSLIVLGIGAVFSFVFHLGTRERVPHREEPGAQNDESQPLISPTSHNTIPQSLLQWNHWLKEPSFYQVAFLYMCTRLTVNLSQTYVSMYLINSLLLPKNFIATVPLVMYVSGLVCSLVMKPISKLVGISMTYLLGLVLILGFSSWVLVGMNIGRLIYGAAVLLGAGSATILVMSLSMTAKLIGEQTQSGAFVYGAMSFTDKVANGIGVVIIQRLHPCNSQDSCPESVWFYRDVMVIVTGGVALAAAISLCTLLIWPIRIRQRLPSTSVQMEAEDRE